One segment of Rhodopirellula baltica SH 1 DNA contains the following:
- a CDS encoding AbiU2 domain-containing protein, with translation MRYITYLWQTYKQLFAESSKRRNLLHAEAGDFFRLVDDVLLDAILLGMARLHDEAQKGKSRNLSLQYIIELIPNPAHAQLISWFIRSRNGESTAQTHRNSPTGSSSSILAKIPEAQRAV, from the coding sequence GTGCGATACATCACGTACTTATGGCAAACCTACAAACAGTTGTTTGCTGAATCAAGCAAACGCCGCAATTTGCTGCATGCGGAAGCTGGGGATTTTTTCCGTCTAGTCGACGACGTACTGCTGGACGCCATTTTGCTTGGAATGGCAAGATTACATGACGAGGCCCAGAAGGGAAAAAGCCGCAATCTATCCCTCCAGTACATTATTGAACTGATTCCAAACCCTGCTCATGCCCAGCTGATATCGTGGTTCATTCGCTCGCGCAACGGAGAAAGTACCGCACAAACTCATCGCAACTCGCCAACGGGTTCCAGTAGCTCGATTCTCGCGAAAATTCCCGAGGCTCAGAGAGCCGTTTGA
- a CDS encoding ParA family protein has protein sequence MKYLFVNTKGGVGKSTLATAFAVYLHDAGRRVAVLDADEQLHSARAIAEAEPGITVVAEFEPNKIPDTITRLADQHDDVVCDAPARLSDETREMMVMADVAIFPMEPTIKCLRSTKESIEVLNYARTVTGGKPEHAWLVLNKAKKRTRLFREVEKLAPSLGLIVATEPIRDLQAFPEADQQGTVVLRVKSDSPSFEKAKSDLKGLFGQIAEV, from the coding sequence ATGAAGTATCTTTTCGTAAACACGAAAGGCGGAGTCGGCAAAAGCACCTTGGCAACGGCGTTCGCCGTCTACCTGCACGACGCCGGTCGTAGAGTTGCCGTCCTCGATGCCGACGAGCAGCTCCATTCGGCCAGAGCGATTGCAGAAGCGGAACCTGGAATCACAGTGGTCGCCGAATTCGAGCCAAACAAAATCCCCGACACAATCACGCGACTGGCCGACCAACACGACGATGTCGTTTGCGATGCCCCCGCGAGGCTTTCTGATGAAACAAGGGAAATGATGGTCATGGCCGACGTCGCGATCTTTCCGATGGAGCCAACCATCAAGTGCCTTCGCTCGACGAAGGAATCGATCGAGGTCTTGAACTACGCAAGAACCGTGACCGGTGGAAAACCAGAGCACGCCTGGCTCGTTCTGAACAAAGCCAAGAAACGTACCCGACTTTTTCGCGAGGTCGAAAAACTCGCTCCCAGCCTCGGCCTCATTGTGGCAACCGAACCAATCCGCGACCTTCAGGCCTTTCCCGAAGCTGACCAGCAGGGCACAGTCGTGCTTCGCGTCAAGTCAGACTCGCCATCGTTCGAGAAGGCCAAATCGGATTTGAAAGGATTGTTTGGACAGATAGCTGAGGTGTAA
- a CDS encoding ISAs1-like element ISRba7 family transposase, with translation METAMLSQIDVFHDCFDQVEDPRVPGRTTHPLNSILFLVVAATIADADGPEEIECFGNERLDWLSRFADFPHGIPSHDTIGRVLSLIKPEQFQQALLDWHTQLCQQYRDAEDKLDRDEEQSLPIHVAIDGKTARGSYTNAEKSNAIHFVSAWASKHGVTLGQTEVDSKTNEITAIDELLDFIDVRGTIITLDAIGAQKSIAEKIHRNGGDYIFAIKDNHPKLANAIREHFELVHEEGLKANGVKSKKTVGKKSGRQEERFYAVCPIPPEMKAMTDLWAGATSIGQAITQTERNGECHVEVRYFLLSRPARVGEFAISVRSHWSVESMHWVLDVVFHDDASRIRTKNATANFTFIRRYVTTLLKQDTTKRSLKQKRKKAGWNTDFLEKLMFSA, from the coding sequence ATGGAGACGGCAATGCTTTCGCAAATCGATGTGTTTCACGACTGCTTTGATCAGGTCGAAGACCCTCGCGTTCCCGGACGAACCACGCATCCGTTGAACTCCATTTTGTTCCTAGTGGTTGCTGCGACGATCGCCGATGCCGACGGTCCCGAAGAGATCGAGTGTTTTGGAAATGAACGACTCGATTGGCTCAGTCGCTTTGCAGATTTCCCTCACGGCATCCCCTCGCACGACACCATCGGTCGAGTCCTGTCACTGATCAAACCAGAGCAGTTTCAGCAAGCTTTGCTAGACTGGCACACACAACTTTGTCAGCAATATCGCGACGCCGAAGACAAGCTTGATCGTGATGAAGAGCAGTCTCTGCCCATTCATGTTGCGATTGATGGCAAGACCGCACGCGGCTCTTACACCAACGCTGAGAAATCAAACGCAATTCACTTTGTATCCGCTTGGGCTTCCAAACATGGAGTCACTCTTGGGCAAACCGAAGTGGATTCAAAAACCAACGAAATCACAGCAATTGATGAGCTTTTAGACTTCATTGATGTCCGTGGCACCATTATCACGCTCGATGCAATCGGAGCCCAGAAGTCGATTGCTGAGAAGATTCATCGTAATGGCGGCGACTACATTTTCGCGATCAAAGACAACCATCCCAAGTTGGCCAATGCCATCCGTGAACACTTCGAGTTGGTTCACGAAGAAGGGCTGAAAGCCAATGGAGTGAAGTCGAAGAAGACGGTGGGAAAAAAGAGTGGCCGACAGGAAGAACGATTCTACGCTGTTTGCCCGATACCACCTGAGATGAAAGCCATGACAGATCTCTGGGCAGGTGCGACGAGCATCGGCCAAGCCATCACGCAAACGGAGCGAAATGGAGAGTGCCATGTCGAGGTTCGTTATTTCCTGCTCAGTCGACCTGCCCGGGTAGGAGAGTTCGCAATCAGTGTCCGGAGTCACTGGAGCGTGGAGTCCATGCACTGGGTGTTGGATGTCGTGTTCCACGACGATGCCAGCCGCATTCGGACCAAGAACGCGACGGCGAATTTCACGTTCATCCGTCGTTATGTGACGACGCTTCTCAAGCAGGACACTACCAAGCGAAGTCTCAAGCAGAAGCGAAAAAAAGCGGGCTGGAATACCGACTTCCTCGAGAAACTCATGTTCTCAGCATGA
- a CDS encoding TIR domain-containing protein: MKGEFDVFLCHNSADKQEVRKVATELAANGLTYWLDEEQLRPGLPWQRTLERAIVDIRAAAVFIGGSGLGPWQEMEQEALLRRLVKDDCPVIPVILPSCQSTPDLPVFLEGMNWVDFRSTTADPLRRLIWGITGRAPGETHSDFPTGPRIKELRLREKLTQAQLADLIAVSPATVSKWETGKQIAPQSQARKICAVLEKEQVQETVCDVVVLLHGIRDRGEWQQMMRRILEENTVNLKVFGCKYGYFDVFRFLAPWDWGKRPRERAERQLRLVKKAFPNARTTVIAHSYGTYLLTRILTDKSDIELWRVILCGSVVDENFQWDKVSHLVGDRNDPEKRKYIINDCGSRDIWPVLGKSAGWGYGAAGVDGFGQICVQDRFHLGGHSLFFDEEFVSTWWKPLVEGRLLANPDGNTSQRKDMPTWLTFFDFVPLRWLIVLLVVFACVALASICYRLMPNSSRRSNVVGSASLDVSDRMFTVVDVLTDEIVARKAVLTYTSDEMPLSNTSISGQLGQIKDPGDIGNIESVEISGFRYRARTRMKLMVERINPLYEQSIRPLDEYDLPSHEIYDLAKQTGRPDEFALTVYNETNSHVDLLFLHYAPVKFQSPFGDAWELVIPPIAPGPKGIRTLNEFNKEVGLFLVFASMNGMRSEHVLTQDFYLHEAPLLIIKFGRNGLSSELLWGEDSRAFLEKRTRDE; encoded by the coding sequence GTGAAGGGTGAGTTTGACGTTTTCCTGTGCCACAACAGTGCAGATAAGCAAGAGGTGCGGAAAGTCGCCACAGAACTTGCCGCAAATGGCCTGACATATTGGCTCGATGAAGAGCAACTTCGTCCAGGGCTACCATGGCAACGCACACTCGAGCGTGCAATCGTAGACATTCGAGCGGCCGCAGTTTTCATTGGTGGATCAGGTCTTGGACCCTGGCAAGAAATGGAGCAGGAGGCGCTTCTACGTCGTTTGGTTAAAGACGATTGCCCAGTCATTCCGGTGATTCTGCCGTCGTGCCAATCAACGCCGGATCTTCCCGTGTTTCTGGAAGGTATGAACTGGGTTGATTTTCGTTCTACTACGGCTGATCCGTTGCGACGATTAATCTGGGGAATTACTGGACGCGCACCAGGTGAAACGCACTCGGATTTCCCCACTGGACCTCGAATTAAAGAACTACGACTGCGAGAAAAACTTACACAGGCGCAGCTTGCTGACCTTATAGCAGTTTCTCCTGCAACTGTAAGCAAATGGGAGACTGGTAAACAGATTGCTCCACAGTCTCAAGCAAGAAAAATTTGCGCTGTGCTTGAGAAAGAACAGGTACAAGAAACAGTCTGTGATGTCGTGGTCTTGTTGCATGGCATACGCGATCGTGGCGAATGGCAACAAATGATGCGACGGATTCTTGAAGAAAACACTGTGAATCTGAAGGTCTTCGGATGTAAGTATGGTTACTTTGATGTCTTTCGATTTCTCGCACCTTGGGATTGGGGGAAACGACCAAGGGAGCGTGCTGAAAGGCAGCTTAGACTCGTAAAGAAAGCGTTTCCAAATGCCAGAACCACGGTGATAGCTCATAGCTATGGAACATACCTTCTTACTCGAATCTTAACGGACAAGTCTGATATCGAGCTTTGGCGTGTAATTTTATGTGGTTCTGTAGTGGACGAGAATTTTCAGTGGGACAAAGTTAGTCATCTTGTCGGTGACAGGAATGATCCCGAAAAACGCAAATACATCATCAATGACTGTGGCAGTCGTGATATTTGGCCTGTCTTAGGGAAGTCGGCTGGATGGGGCTATGGCGCGGCTGGTGTCGACGGATTCGGCCAGATTTGTGTTCAAGACAGATTCCACCTGGGCGGACACTCTTTATTTTTTGATGAAGAATTTGTTTCGACCTGGTGGAAACCACTCGTTGAGGGTCGTTTACTTGCCAATCCTGACGGAAATACAAGCCAGCGAAAGGACATGCCAACGTGGCTTACATTCTTTGATTTTGTCCCTCTTCGCTGGCTGATTGTTCTTCTTGTTGTCTTCGCCTGCGTGGCTCTTGCATCCATTTGCTACAGGCTCATGCCAAACAGCTCGAGGCGATCGAATGTAGTTGGGTCTGCGTCTCTCGACGTTTCCGACCGTATGTTTACTGTCGTTGATGTCTTAACGGATGAAATCGTTGCACGCAAAGCGGTGTTGACCTACACATCGGACGAGATGCCTCTGAGCAACACCTCGATATCAGGACAGTTGGGGCAGATTAAAGACCCCGGTGACATCGGGAATATTGAGTCAGTGGAAATCAGCGGATTCAGGTATCGTGCAAGAACCCGTATGAAACTGATGGTGGAGAGAATCAATCCACTCTACGAGCAATCCATACGTCCCCTGGACGAGTACGACTTACCATCGCACGAAATTTATGATCTGGCCAAACAGACTGGGAGACCGGATGAATTTGCATTAACCGTCTACAATGAAACGAATTCTCACGTCGATCTTTTGTTTTTGCATTATGCACCAGTCAAATTCCAATCTCCCTTTGGAGATGCCTGGGAGTTGGTGATCCCTCCAATAGCGCCAGGGCCCAAAGGTATACGAACACTTAATGAATTCAACAAAGAAGTGGGCTTGTTTCTCGTGTTTGCATCTATGAACGGGATGCGTTCCGAGCATGTACTCACTCAGGATTTCTACTTACACGAAGCTCCGCTTCTTATTATTAAATTTGGCAGAAACGGTCTGTCGTCAGAGCTTCTATGGGGTGAAGATTCTAGGGCCTTCTTAGAGAAAAGGACACGAGATGAATAG
- a CDS encoding tyrosine-type recombinase/integrase: protein MVTRACRRTWALPSARSERLTKERVGRIIGLIGKKAGIVVRNEDERTGTRTKFASVHDIRRGCAQRLINAGVSAETLKVVMRHADFATTEKHYGATRSAQAAASEVRQKLATPATTDAIMGGHEKTPQLSAAELSKLKRLLNSI from the coding sequence GTGGTGACACGAGCTTGCCGACGTACGTGGGCTTTGCCTTCGGCACGTTCGGAGCGTTTAACCAAAGAACGTGTCGGCCGCATCATTGGATTGATTGGCAAAAAAGCCGGAATCGTTGTTCGGAACGAGGATGAGCGAACTGGCACCAGAACCAAGTTTGCGAGTGTTCATGATATCAGGCGCGGCTGTGCGCAACGCCTTATCAATGCCGGCGTCTCTGCGGAGACGCTCAAGGTCGTCATGCGTCACGCTGATTTCGCGACGACAGAAAAGCACTACGGCGCAACGCGATCAGCTCAGGCCGCCGCAAGCGAAGTACGTCAGAAACTCGCCACACCTGCAACTACGGATGCGATAATGGGGGGACACGAAAAAACTCCGCAGCTATCAGCAGCGGAGTTATCGAAGCTAAAACGTTTGTTAAACAGCATTTAG
- a CDS encoding JAB domain-containing protein: protein MSPRVKEKSDKELLALVLRSQFERVANRKVREIAQASKAELGLTDIAYERLMAGIELGKRVGEAKTNFNERLTSTHKAVAFCRSHFSRLIAEGLQEEFHIVTLDTKHRMIDSHRITVGTLDASLVHPREVFRPAIRDACSCVLLAHNHPSGDPTPSREDFKVTQQLTEVGKVIGITALDHIVLARENCLSLREQEP from the coding sequence GTGTCACCACGTGTGAAGGAGAAAAGTGACAAGGAACTGCTGGCTCTTGTGCTGCGATCGCAATTCGAGCGTGTCGCCAACAGGAAGGTCCGTGAGATTGCCCAGGCGTCAAAGGCGGAACTGGGTTTGACTGACATTGCCTATGAACGATTGATGGCTGGGATTGAGCTGGGAAAGCGTGTGGGCGAAGCGAAGACCAACTTCAACGAACGGCTGACCTCCACCCACAAAGCGGTCGCGTTCTGCAGGTCGCACTTCTCGCGACTAATCGCAGAGGGGCTTCAGGAAGAATTTCATATCGTGACGCTCGACACCAAGCACAGGATGATTGATTCACACAGAATCACCGTGGGAACACTCGATGCATCTCTGGTCCATCCTCGCGAAGTTTTCCGGCCAGCCATTAGGGACGCTTGCAGTTGCGTTCTGTTGGCCCACAACCATCCGTCTGGAGACCCGACTCCCAGCCGTGAAGATTTCAAAGTAACTCAGCAATTGACTGAGGTGGGCAAAGTCATTGGCATCACCGCGCTGGACCACATCGTTCTCGCAAGAGAAAACTGCTTGAGCTTGCGTGAACAGGAACCGTAG
- a CDS encoding SEFIR domain-containing protein translates to MSETPSDSKSVRRKVFVSYAHTSEPHIEWILAFVADLQANGIEVVVDQYDLKEGQDANTFMEKVVTDKTIDRVLIVSDENYAAKADGRKGGVGTESQIITQKLYKDIEETRFIPILKERDDQGNACLPVFLGGRIYIDFSNPDAYATRLEELTRVVFDKPKRIKPPLGKPPAYITDDTVVSLKCVRSARTFREVLTSGKGNPPLAFDQFKQAVLEDLEEFQLEFKRGNEEEWPDRVLLAIEQMKPIRDRVVEVLECAFVGVEDEWLSRALVEFLEKIAELTRLDEQTEGPRFPISTDNYRFFALEIFLYVLAVAIKRRRYQIANHLLTVGYSVSERRGGDDVRHENFGVFHDPPDSLEVMANQKLNPGWIRYSGHLMAERATNSAIRLIDLVQADAIALLAAVKQHARWGPTVSINGKRSRQLPLFDELLRTAEPGAVGVILGLSTFDEITEVVLSDQMKHFYNSSTYWRSTWGDGDLVSAEEIARIRDR, encoded by the coding sequence ATGAGCGAAACACCATCAGATTCAAAGAGCGTGCGAAGGAAAGTTTTTGTTTCGTACGCACACACGTCCGAACCACACATCGAGTGGATACTGGCATTCGTTGCGGATCTGCAAGCGAATGGCATCGAAGTTGTCGTTGACCAATACGATCTGAAAGAAGGCCAGGACGCCAACACGTTCATGGAGAAAGTTGTCACAGATAAGACAATCGATCGCGTATTGATTGTCAGCGATGAGAACTATGCGGCAAAGGCTGACGGGCGAAAAGGTGGCGTCGGCACAGAAAGTCAAATCATCACGCAGAAGCTCTACAAAGATATTGAAGAGACGCGTTTTATTCCAATCCTGAAAGAACGCGACGACCAAGGAAACGCTTGCTTGCCAGTTTTTCTGGGTGGGCGTATCTACATCGACTTTTCAAATCCTGATGCCTATGCGACGCGTCTTGAAGAATTGACCAGAGTTGTTTTTGACAAACCAAAGAGAATCAAACCGCCGCTCGGAAAACCACCCGCCTACATCACAGACGACACTGTCGTTTCCTTGAAATGTGTGCGATCAGCAAGAACGTTTCGTGAAGTATTGACTTCCGGAAAAGGGAACCCACCGCTCGCGTTTGACCAGTTCAAGCAGGCTGTCTTGGAAGATTTGGAGGAGTTTCAGCTCGAATTCAAACGAGGAAACGAAGAAGAGTGGCCAGACAGAGTGCTTCTCGCAATCGAGCAAATGAAGCCAATTCGAGACAGAGTTGTCGAGGTACTGGAGTGCGCATTTGTTGGTGTCGAGGATGAATGGCTTAGCCGCGCTCTCGTGGAATTCCTGGAAAAGATAGCTGAACTGACTCGCCTCGATGAACAAACGGAGGGTCCGCGATTCCCGATTTCAACCGACAACTACCGATTTTTCGCTCTTGAAATCTTTCTCTATGTTTTGGCTGTCGCAATCAAAAGACGTCGATACCAAATCGCCAATCACCTCCTGACGGTCGGGTACAGTGTGTCGGAGAGACGTGGAGGCGATGACGTAAGGCATGAGAACTTTGGTGTTTTCCACGACCCTCCAGACTCGCTAGAAGTGATGGCTAATCAGAAGTTGAATCCGGGTTGGATTCGATACAGCGGACATCTTATGGCTGAGCGAGCGACAAACTCAGCGATTCGACTCATCGACCTGGTTCAGGCAGATGCAATCGCTCTTCTTGCGGCAGTAAAACAACACGCCCGATGGGGACCAACTGTATCGATAAATGGGAAACGTAGCCGCCAACTCCCGTTGTTCGACGAGCTGTTGCGTACAGCAGAACCCGGTGCAGTTGGCGTGATACTTGGCTTGTCAACGTTCGATGAGATCACCGAAGTCGTTCTCTCTGACCAAATGAAACACTTCTACAATTCGAGTACTTACTGGCGAAGCACCTGGGGTGACGGCGATCTCGTTAGCGCCGAGGAGATCGCCAGAATACGCGACCGGTGA
- a CDS encoding tellurite resistance TerB family protein, with the protein MSLDATIANENSAAVSQYPCPYCQERTLEAVASAPYVRGFLIVMMFGSKSFIGCVPCVRQKIFGEAGMSMLLGWFSPKSLIINPFLILYNLIRAVFVGANPKAVEKKLTQLGLPGTPNLIDIQAVGVALAASMILADGEVDEAEVLAAEKSGDEVFEGFDEARLRMILQHGKDLPSADDLAGMLRDVLDQESKAKVMEFLSEIAMADGRVAKEEREMLQRVAAGLGVNSPIN; encoded by the coding sequence ATGAGTTTAGACGCAACGATTGCGAACGAGAATTCCGCTGCCGTTTCTCAGTATCCATGTCCCTATTGCCAGGAGCGAACGCTGGAAGCGGTCGCATCCGCTCCTTATGTCCGCGGTTTCCTGATCGTCATGATGTTTGGCTCGAAGTCATTCATCGGCTGCGTACCATGTGTTCGTCAGAAGATCTTTGGTGAGGCGGGTATGTCGATGCTGTTGGGATGGTTCAGCCCAAAGTCTTTGATCATCAACCCTTTTCTGATTCTCTACAACCTGATTCGTGCTGTTTTTGTCGGTGCAAACCCAAAGGCCGTGGAAAAGAAACTGACTCAGTTGGGGTTGCCTGGCACGCCCAATCTGATTGACATTCAAGCGGTGGGAGTGGCATTGGCCGCTTCCATGATTCTGGCGGACGGTGAAGTGGATGAAGCCGAGGTGTTGGCGGCTGAGAAATCCGGTGATGAAGTGTTTGAAGGGTTTGACGAGGCTCGTCTTCGCATGATTCTGCAGCATGGCAAAGATTTACCTTCTGCCGACGACTTGGCCGGAATGCTCCGCGATGTCTTGGATCAAGAAAGCAAGGCCAAGGTCATGGAATTCTTGTCGGAAATCGCCATGGCAGATGGCAGAGTTGCAAAGGAAGAACGAGAGATGTTGCAACGCGTGGCGGCAGGCCTTGGAGTGAACTCACCCATCAATTGA
- a CDS encoding ISAs1-like element ISRba7 family transposase, with translation METAMLSQIDVFHDCFDQVEDPRVPGRTTHPLNSILFLVVAATIADADGPEEIECFGNERLDWLSRFADFPHGIPSHDTIGRVLSLIKPEQFQQALLDWHTQLCQQYRDAEDKLDRDEEQSLPIHVAIDGKTARGSYTNAEKSNAIHFVSAWASKHGVTLGQTEVDSKTNEITAIDELLDFIDVRGTIITLDAIGAQKSIAEKIHRNGGDYIFAIKDNHPKLANAIREHFELVHEEGLKANGVKSKKTVGKKSGRQEERFYAVCPIPPEMKAMTDLWAGATSIGQAITQTERNGECHVEVRYFLLSRPARVGEFAISVRSHWSVESMHWVLDVVFHDDASRIRTKNATANFTFIRRYVTTLLKQDTTKRSLKQKRKKAGWNTDFLEKLMFSA, from the coding sequence ATGGAGACGGCAATGCTTTCGCAAATCGATGTGTTTCACGACTGCTTTGATCAGGTCGAAGACCCTCGCGTTCCCGGACGAACCACGCATCCGTTGAACTCCATTTTGTTCCTAGTGGTTGCTGCGACGATCGCCGATGCCGACGGTCCCGAAGAGATCGAGTGTTTTGGAAATGAACGACTCGATTGGCTCAGTCGCTTTGCAGATTTCCCTCACGGCATCCCCTCGCACGACACCATCGGTCGAGTCCTGTCACTGATCAAGCCAGAGCAGTTTCAGCAAGCTTTGCTAGACTGGCACACACAACTTTGTCAGCAATATCGCGACGCCGAAGACAAGCTTGATCGTGATGAAGAGCAGTCTCTGCCCATTCATGTTGCGATTGACGGCAAGACCGCACGCGGCTCTTACACCAACGCTGAGAAATCAAACGCAATTCACTTTGTATCCGCTTGGGCTTCCAAACATGGAGTCACTCTTGGGCAAACCGAAGTGGATTCAAAAACCAACGAAATCACAGCAATTGATGAGCTTTTAGACTTCATTGATGTCCGTGGCACCATTATCACGCTCGATGCAATCGGAGCCCAGAAGTCGATTGCTGAGAAGATTCATCGTAATGGCGGCGACTACATTTTCGCGATCAAAGACAACCATCCCAAGTTGGCCAATGCCATCCGTGAACACTTCGAGTTGGTTCACGAAGAAGGGCTGAAAGCCAATGGAGTGAAGTCGAAGAAGACGGTGGGAAAAAAGAGTGGCCGACAGGAAGAACGATTCTACGCTGTTTGCCCGATACCACCTGAGATGAAAGCCATGACAGATCTCTGGGCAGGTGCGACGAGCATCGGCCAAGCCATCACGCAAACGGAGCGAAATGGAGAGTGCCATGTCGAGGTTCGTTATTTCCTGCTCAGTCGACCTGCCCGGGTAGGAGAGTTCGCAATCAGTGTCCGGAGTCACTGGAGCGTGGAGTCCATGCACTGGGTGTTGGATGTCGTGTTCCACGACGATGCCAGCCGCATTCGGACCAAGAACGCGACGGCGAATTTCACGTTCATCCGTCGTTATGTGACGACGCTTCTCAAGCAGGACACTACCAAGCGAAGTCTCAAGCAGAAGCGAAAAAAAGCGGGCTGGAATACCGACTTCCTCGAGAAACTCATGTTCTCAGCATGA
- a CDS encoding molybdopterin-dependent oxidoreductase, with amino-acid sequence MTDSTLPPNQQLVRGDRWPIVGERHPGDIDSPWSLEIDGCVANPFTFSLDEIRAMPQVTRQIDVHCVTRWSKPAMSFAGVRLLELLNDSGTPRWTDEANFVSFVARSERNHSTSLPLSEVLELDPIIALQAEGKPLATENGGPMRMVVPGKYFYKSVKWIRRIEFLQEERLGYWESEAGYHNGADPWREERYMAPTLTKQAALRVIESRDFRGQDLRGINAAHRDLANLQASDALLRDADFQSCNLQQANFRDANLSNSKLQRSNLQGADFTGADLEGADLSGADLRGCDIRGASLFGATFFQPDANEADSLLAIIDRSTQVDLASLDALVDEQKAFVRKAIKA; translated from the coding sequence ATGACTGACAGCACTCTTCCTCCCAATCAACAGCTTGTTCGCGGTGATCGTTGGCCCATTGTTGGTGAACGACACCCGGGCGACATCGATTCGCCTTGGTCGCTGGAGATTGATGGCTGCGTTGCGAATCCGTTCACGTTTTCGCTCGACGAGATTCGAGCGATGCCGCAGGTGACGCGGCAAATCGATGTTCACTGCGTGACGCGTTGGTCGAAACCGGCAATGTCGTTCGCTGGCGTGCGCTTGCTCGAATTGCTGAACGACTCGGGGACACCGAGATGGACCGATGAAGCGAACTTTGTTTCGTTTGTCGCGAGGAGTGAGCGAAATCATTCGACCTCGTTACCGCTCAGCGAAGTGTTGGAACTCGACCCGATCATCGCTTTGCAAGCAGAAGGCAAGCCGTTGGCGACTGAAAATGGTGGTCCGATGCGAATGGTTGTGCCAGGCAAGTACTTTTACAAAAGCGTGAAGTGGATCCGTCGGATTGAGTTCTTGCAAGAAGAACGTCTGGGGTACTGGGAATCCGAGGCTGGGTACCACAACGGGGCGGACCCGTGGCGTGAAGAACGGTACATGGCACCGACGTTGACCAAGCAAGCCGCTTTGCGAGTGATCGAATCGCGAGATTTTCGAGGTCAGGACTTGCGGGGAATCAATGCGGCGCATCGAGACCTCGCGAATCTACAAGCGTCCGACGCGTTGCTTCGGGACGCCGATTTTCAATCCTGCAATTTGCAACAAGCAAACTTTCGCGACGCCAATCTATCCAACTCCAAATTGCAACGATCCAATCTGCAAGGGGCAGACTTCACCGGCGCCGATCTCGAAGGAGCGGACTTGTCCGGCGCTGACCTGCGAGGCTGCGATATTCGTGGTGCATCACTCTTCGGTGCCACCTTCTTCCAACCCGACGCAAACGAAGCAGATAGCCTGCTTGCCATCATCGATCGATCCACTCAAGTCGATCTCGCATCCTTGGACGCTTTGGTAGACGAACAAAAGGCATTTGTTCGCAAGGCGATCAAGGCGTAG